A DNA window from Desulfovibrio oxyclinae DSM 11498 contains the following coding sequences:
- the rplD gene encoding 50S ribosomal protein L4, whose amino-acid sequence MANVKVFDQSKKEVGAIELAPEIFEVEIRPEILQLVVRSQLAARRSGTHATKTRSTIRGGGRKPWRQKGTGRARAGTMRSPLWRGGATTFGPQPRDYSFKVNKKIRRLAMRMALSSRLGEEKLTVLNTIDLPEIKTKGFVEVVKSLGLEKALIVVSEADKNLVLSARNVPGIKILEAEKLNVYDVLRYPELVMFEGAAKDVQERLK is encoded by the coding sequence ATGGCAAACGTAAAAGTTTTCGATCAGAGTAAGAAAGAAGTGGGCGCCATCGAGCTGGCTCCGGAAATCTTCGAGGTTGAAATCCGCCCCGAGATTCTGCAGCTCGTTGTTCGTTCGCAGCTCGCCGCCCGCAGGAGTGGAACCCACGCGACCAAGACCCGTTCTACGATCCGCGGCGGCGGCCGCAAGCCCTGGCGCCAGAAAGGCACCGGACGCGCACGCGCCGGTACCATGCGCTCCCCGCTGTGGCGTGGCGGTGCGACCACTTTTGGTCCCCAGCCCCGTGACTACAGCTTTAAAGTAAACAAGAAGATCCGCAGGCTTGCCATGCGTATGGCACTCTCCTCCCGTCTGGGCGAAGAGAAGCTGACGGTTCTCAACACCATTGATCTTCCCGAGATCAAAACCAAGGGCTTTGTCGAGGTCGTCAAGAGCCTCGGTCTGGAAAAGGCCTTGATAGTCGTCTCGGAAGCTGATAAGAATCTCGTCCTTTCTGCCCGGAATGTTCCCGGCATCAAGATTCTCGAAGCCGAGAAGCTCAATGTCTACGACGTGCTGCGTTACCCCGAACTGGTTATGTTCGAGGGCGCGGCCAAAGACGTGCAGGAGAGGTTGAAGTAA
- the rpmC gene encoding 50S ribosomal protein L29, whose translation MTVKELRELDDTQLAEKLVEFRKDLFDLRFKHATAQLENIRQLNDVKRTIARILTIQRERQGA comes from the coding sequence ATGACCGTCAAAGAACTTCGTGAACTTGACGACACCCAGCTGGCTGAAAAGCTGGTCGAATTCCGCAAGGATCTTTTCGACCTTCGCTTCAAGCACGCCACCGCGCAGCTTGAAAACATCCGCCAGCTTAATGACGTGAAACGTACCATAGCCCGCATCCTGACGATTCAGCGGGAAAGGCAGGGAGCGTAG
- the rpsC gene encoding 30S ribosomal protein S3, producing the protein MGQKVHPYGFRLGYNKNWQSRWFSKKDYPAYVLQDDKVRKYVKKKLYQAGVARIEIERAGGKIRLIISTARPGIVIGRKGVEIEKLREDLRRKFQTEFTIEVSEIRRPETEAQLVAENIAQQLERRIAFRRAMKRTVGLARKFGAEGIKVACSGRLAGAEIARSEWYRDGRVPLHTLRADIDYGYATASTTYGVIGVRVWVFKGEILDKEVEQ; encoded by the coding sequence ATGGGTCAGAAAGTACATCCTTACGGTTTCAGGCTGGGATACAACAAGAACTGGCAGTCCCGCTGGTTCAGTAAGAAGGACTATCCCGCGTACGTCCTGCAGGACGACAAGGTCCGCAAGTACGTGAAGAAAAAACTGTATCAGGCTGGCGTCGCACGCATCGAAATCGAACGCGCCGGCGGCAAGATCCGCCTGATCATCTCCACCGCCCGCCCCGGTATCGTTATCGGTCGCAAGGGCGTTGAAATTGAGAAACTCCGGGAGGATCTTCGCAGGAAGTTCCAGACCGAGTTTACGATAGAGGTTAGCGAGATCCGCAGGCCCGAAACTGAAGCACAGCTCGTTGCCGAGAACATCGCGCAGCAGCTGGAGCGCCGGATTGCCTTCCGCCGTGCCATGAAGCGCACGGTGGGCCTTGCCAGGAAATTCGGTGCCGAGGGCATCAAGGTCGCTTGTTCCGGTCGTCTGGCCGGTGCAGAAATCGCGCGTTCCGAATGGTACCGCGATGGCCGCGTGCCCCTGCACACTCTTCGCGCCGACATTGACTACGGTTACGCCACCGCGTCCACGACGTACGGTGTGATTGGGGTCCGTGTGTGGGTCTTCAAGGGTGAAATCCTTGACAAAGAGGTCGAACAGTAA
- the rplO gene encoding 50S ribosomal protein L15: MRLHELYPFPEEYKNRRRIGRGSGSGWGKTSAKGHKGQNSRSGGGVRPGFEGGQMPLARRLPKRGFKNIFRAEYEVVNVGQLLAMFDGKEEITLVDIYDRGLAKRGAPVKVLGMGEVDRKVTVEAHRFSASAADKIAKAGGNAKAIEGENSPE; encoded by the coding sequence ATGAGACTTCATGAACTCTACCCGTTCCCGGAAGAATACAAGAACCGCCGTCGCATAGGCCGCGGTTCCGGTTCCGGCTGGGGCAAGACCAGTGCCAAGGGCCACAAGGGTCAGAACAGCCGCTCCGGCGGCGGTGTTCGCCCCGGCTTCGAGGGCGGTCAGATGCCTCTTGCCCGCCGCCTGCCCAAGCGCGGCTTCAAGAACATCTTCCGTGCGGAATACGAAGTCGTGAACGTGGGGCAGCTGCTGGCCATGTTCGATGGCAAGGAAGAAATCACTCTGGTCGACATCTACGATCGCGGTCTCGCCAAGCGCGGCGCTCCGGTCAAGGTCCTCGGCATGGGTGAGGTTGATCGCAAGGTTACCGTGGAAGCGCACCGTTTCAGCGCCTCCGCTGCCGACAAGATCGCCAAGGCCGGCGGCAACGCCAAGGCCATTGAAGGCGAAAACTCGCCTGAATAG
- the rplB gene encoding 50S ribosomal protein L2 — MATRKMKPTSPGRRFQTVSEFSEITRTTPEKSLTVGLTKKSGRNNYGRVTSRRRGGGHKRLYRVIDFKRSKLGIPAKVTEIEYDPNRSARIALLTYADGEKRYIIAPVGLKQGDSVLSGKGADIKPGNALRISDIPTGTVLHNIELQPGRGGQFCRAAGTYAQLVAKEGKYGLLRMPSGEVRKVLVTCMATVGQVGNVHHESIRLGKAGRNRWQGRRPQVRGVAMNPIDHPLGGGEGRSSGGRHPVSPWGMPAKGYRTRNKKKASSKLIVKRRGQK, encoded by the coding sequence ATGGCAACCCGTAAGATGAAGCCTACTTCTCCGGGCCGGCGGTTCCAGACCGTCTCCGAATTCTCGGAGATTACGAGAACCACTCCCGAGAAGTCCCTTACCGTAGGCCTGACCAAAAAATCCGGCAGGAACAACTACGGCCGCGTGACCTCTCGCCGTCGCGGCGGAGGACACAAGCGTCTTTACCGCGTTATCGACTTCAAGCGGTCCAAGCTGGGCATCCCCGCCAAGGTCACCGAGATCGAATACGATCCGAACCGCAGCGCACGCATTGCGCTGTTGACCTACGCAGACGGCGAAAAGCGGTACATCATCGCTCCCGTCGGTCTGAAGCAGGGCGATTCCGTTCTGTCCGGGAAGGGCGCTGATATCAAGCCGGGCAACGCCCTGCGCATCAGCGACATCCCGACTGGTACCGTGCTGCACAACATCGAACTGCAGCCCGGTCGTGGCGGACAGTTCTGCCGCGCAGCCGGCACGTATGCACAGCTCGTGGCGAAGGAAGGCAAGTACGGCCTGCTTCGCATGCCCTCCGGTGAAGTCCGCAAGGTCCTCGTTACCTGTATGGCCACTGTTGGTCAGGTCGGCAACGTGCACCATGAGAGCATCAGACTGGGCAAGGCCGGCCGCAATCGTTGGCAGGGCCGCCGTCCCCAGGTTCGCGGCGTGGCAATGAACCCGATCGACCACCCCCTCGGTGGTGGTGAAGGCAGAAGCTCCGGTGGACGTCACCCCGTCTCTCCGTGGGGCATGCCTGCAAAGGGTTACCGTACTCGCAACAAGAAGAAGGCCTCTTCCAAGCTTATCGTTAAGCGCCGCGGCCAGAAGTAG
- the rplE gene encoding 50S ribosomal protein L5: MTRLESVYKEKVVSELQKEFGYKSPMEIPRLQKISLNIGLGEGSQNNKLIEDAVEELSRIAGQRAVVTRAKKSIAAFKLREGMPVGVRVTVREDRMWDFYDKLVNFALPRVRDFRGVPDRGFDGRGNFTLGVKEHTIFPELEIDGVERVKGMNITVVTSAKTDKEGKKLLDLLGMPFKK, translated from the coding sequence ATGACTCGTCTGGAAAGCGTATATAAAGAAAAGGTCGTGTCCGAACTGCAGAAAGAGTTCGGATACAAGAGCCCCATGGAAATCCCCAGACTGCAGAAGATTTCTCTGAACATCGGTCTGGGCGAGGGCAGCCAGAACAACAAGCTGATTGAAGACGCAGTGGAGGAACTCTCCCGCATCGCTGGCCAGCGTGCCGTGGTGACTCGGGCCAAGAAGTCCATCGCAGCGTTCAAGCTTCGTGAAGGCATGCCTGTCGGCGTCCGCGTCACCGTCCGTGAGGACAGGATGTGGGACTTCTACGACAAGCTTGTCAATTTCGCCCTTCCGCGCGTTCGCGACTTCCGCGGCGTGCCGGACAGAGGGTTTGACGGTCGTGGCAATTTCACCCTGGGCGTGAAGGAACACACGATCTTCCCTGAACTGGAGATCGACGGTGTGGAACGAGTCAAGGGCATGAACATCACCGTGGTGACGTCGGCCAAGACTGACAAGGAAGGCAAGAAGCTTCTTGACCTTCTCGGAATGCCCTTCAAAAAGTAG
- the rplP gene encoding 50S ribosomal protein L16 has product MLAPKKVKHRKRQKGRVRGKAQRGNSVSFGDIGLKALEHGKLTSQQIESARVAIMRHIKRGGKVWIRVFPDFPITSKPAEVRMGKGKGAPEGWCAPVRPGRIMYEVKGVNIELAREALKRASYKLPVKCAIVVKEGTE; this is encoded by the coding sequence ATGCTTGCTCCGAAGAAGGTTAAACACCGCAAGCGGCAAAAAGGCCGCGTCAGAGGCAAGGCCCAAAGGGGTAACAGCGTGTCCTTCGGCGATATTGGGCTGAAGGCACTGGAGCATGGAAAACTGACCAGCCAGCAGATCGAGTCCGCACGTGTCGCGATCATGCGCCACATCAAGCGTGGCGGTAAGGTTTGGATCCGCGTTTTCCCTGACTTCCCCATCACGTCCAAGCCCGCGGAAGTCCGCATGGGTAAGGGTAAAGGCGCCCCGGAAGGCTGGTGCGCCCCCGTGAGACCGGGCCGTATCATGTATGAGGTAAAAGGCGTGAACATCGAGCTCGCACGCGAAGCGCTGAAGCGCGCTTCCTACAAGCTCCCTGTCAAGTGCGCCATCGTCGTTAAGGAGGGAACGGAGTAA
- a CDS encoding type Z 30S ribosomal protein S14, whose product MARTALKVKAQRKPKFKVRAYNRCPICGRPRAFLRRYGICRICFRNKALAGELPGVRKSSW is encoded by the coding sequence ATGGCCAGAACTGCTCTGAAAGTGAAGGCACAGCGCAAGCCCAAATTCAAGGTGCGCGCATACAACCGCTGCCCCATTTGCGGACGTCCCCGGGCCTTCCTGCGCCGCTACGGCATCTGCCGTATCTGCTTCAGGAACAAGGCCCTGGCAGGCGAACTGCCCGGCGTGCGCAAGTCGAGCTGGTAA
- the rpsQ gene encoding 30S ribosomal protein S17, whose product MAELNNQGNRRMLTGLVISDKADKTVVVRVETLVKHPLLKKYIRRRKKVMAHDPANDCNTGDKVQIVESRPLSRRKRWHLVQIVEKAK is encoded by the coding sequence ATGGCTGAGCTGAATAATCAAGGCAACCGGCGCATGCTGACCGGTCTCGTCATCAGCGACAAGGCCGATAAGACCGTTGTCGTTCGTGTTGAGACTCTGGTCAAGCATCCGCTTCTGAAGAAGTATATTCGTCGGCGCAAGAAAGTCATGGCGCATGATCCGGCCAACGACTGCAACACCGGTGATAAGGTCCAGATCGTGGAATCGAGGCCCCTCAGCCGCCGCAAGCGGTGGCACCTCGTGCAAATTGTCGAAAAAGCCAAGTAG
- the rpsS gene encoding 30S ribosomal protein S19 has protein sequence MPRSLKKGPFIDGHLLKKVDKASESGDRRVIKTWSRRSTIIPEMVGMTFAVHNGRKFIPVFVTENMVGHKFGEFSPTRTYYGHVADKKKGK, from the coding sequence ATGCCTAGGTCTCTTAAGAAAGGTCCCTTTATAGACGGACACCTGCTCAAGAAGGTCGACAAGGCCTCCGAGTCCGGCGATCGCCGCGTCATCAAGACCTGGTCCCGTCGGTCCACGATCATCCCCGAGATGGTCGGCATGACTTTCGCCGTTCACAACGGCCGGAAGTTCATCCCGGTGTTCGTTACTGAAAATATGGTCGGTCACAAGTTTGGCGAGTTCTCCCCGACCCGTACCTACTACGGCCACGTGGCCGACAAGAAGAAGGGTAAGTAG
- the secY gene encoding preprotein translocase subunit SecY, protein MALSGVENLARLPELKKKLLWTFVLLAVYRLGIHIPVPGVDSSALADFFANAQNTLFGLFDMFSGGGLKNLSIFALGIMPYISASIILQLLTVVSPELKRMQKEEGEAGRKKITQYTRYGTVLITIVQGFGIAVGLEGMTSPSGSPVVMHAGWSFKLMTILTLTTGTVFLMWLGEQLTEKGIGNGISLIIFAGIVAGLPSAIFNTFRLMTVGEISLFLLLIIMAVMVATLAFIVFMERGQRRIPIHYAKRQMGRKMFGGQTTHLPLRINTAGVIPPIFASSILMFPATVANFSSVEWLQSISQMLTPTSVLYNVLYVAIIIFFCYFYTAIIFDPKGISENIQKQGGFIPGIRPGAKTREYIDRVLARITLWGSLYVAAICVLPMLLIAQLNVPFYFGGTALLIVVGVAMDFMGQVESHLISRQYEGLMGKGAKVKGRQ, encoded by the coding sequence GTGGCACTGTCTGGAGTGGAAAACCTGGCCCGCCTGCCCGAGCTGAAGAAGAAGCTCTTGTGGACGTTTGTGCTGCTCGCTGTCTACCGACTGGGAATTCATATTCCCGTTCCGGGCGTCGACAGCAGCGCTCTCGCCGACTTCTTTGCGAACGCGCAGAACACACTGTTCGGCCTGTTCGACATGTTCTCCGGCGGCGGCCTGAAGAATCTGTCCATATTCGCACTGGGCATCATGCCCTATATCTCCGCCTCTATTATCCTTCAGCTGCTGACCGTGGTCAGCCCCGAGCTGAAGCGTATGCAGAAGGAAGAGGGCGAAGCAGGACGCAAGAAGATCACCCAGTATACCCGCTACGGCACCGTGCTCATCACGATCGTTCAGGGTTTCGGCATCGCAGTAGGCCTCGAAGGCATGACCTCTCCCTCCGGTTCTCCGGTGGTGATGCATGCCGGCTGGAGCTTCAAGCTGATGACCATCCTGACCCTGACGACGGGAACCGTCTTCCTTATGTGGCTGGGTGAACAGTTGACGGAAAAAGGGATCGGCAACGGAATATCCCTGATCATTTTTGCAGGTATCGTTGCCGGTCTTCCTTCCGCCATCTTCAACACCTTCCGCCTCATGACCGTTGGCGAGATCAGCCTTTTCCTGCTGCTGATCATCATGGCGGTCATGGTGGCTACGCTGGCGTTCATCGTGTTCATGGAACGCGGCCAGCGTCGGATTCCCATTCACTACGCGAAGCGGCAGATGGGTCGCAAAATGTTCGGCGGGCAGACAACGCATCTGCCCCTGCGCATCAACACCGCAGGTGTTATTCCGCCCATCTTCGCCTCCTCGATCCTGATGTTCCCGGCCACCGTCGCGAACTTCTCCAGCGTTGAGTGGCTCCAGTCGATCAGTCAGATGCTGACCCCGACCTCGGTGCTCTACAACGTACTGTATGTGGCGATCATCATCTTCTTCTGCTACTTCTACACGGCGATTATCTTCGATCCGAAGGGCATCTCCGAGAATATCCAGAAGCAGGGCGGCTTCATCCCGGGCATCCGTCCGGGTGCCAAGACCCGCGAATACATCGACCGGGTTCTCGCCCGCATCACCCTGTGGGGGTCCCTGTACGTGGCCGCCATCTGTGTGCTGCCGATGCTGCTGATCGCCCAACTCAACGTGCCGTTCTACTTCGGCGGTACGGCCCTGCTCATTGTCGTCGGCGTGGCCATGGACTTCATGGGCCAGGTGGAATCCCACCTGATTTCTCGTCAGTACGAAGGTCTGATGGGCAAGGGCGCCAAAGTGAAAGGAAGGCAATAG
- the rplN gene encoding 50S ribosomal protein L14: protein MIQVESKLDVADNSGAKKVSCLKVLGGSRRRYASVGDIIVVSVKEAMPHSKVKKGAVMKAVVVRTKKEIARPDGSFIKFDNNSAVLLNNNMEPVGTRIFGPVARELRAAGFMKIVSLAPEVL from the coding sequence ATGATTCAGGTTGAATCCAAGCTCGACGTGGCTGACAACTCGGGGGCCAAAAAAGTATCCTGTCTGAAGGTGCTTGGCGGTTCCCGTCGTCGTTACGCCAGTGTCGGAGACATCATCGTCGTTTCCGTGAAGGAGGCCATGCCCCATTCCAAGGTGAAGAAGGGCGCGGTCATGAAGGCTGTCGTTGTCCGGACCAAGAAGGAAATCGCCCGCCCGGACGGTTCCTTCATCAAGTTCGACAACAACTCCGCCGTATTGCTGAACAATAACATGGAGCCCGTCGGAACCCGTATTTTCGGACCCGTCGCACGCGAACTGCGTGCCGCCGGCTTCATGAAGATCGTTTCCCTCGCTCCCGAGGTTCTCTAA
- the rplF gene encoding 50S ribosomal protein L6, producing the protein MSRIGKKPIEIPSGVDIQVGAEEITVKGPKGTLSTPVHPKVVYTVEGGVINVGRADESRIARSQHGLRRTLLANCVEGVTKGFQKGLEVIGVGYKVSVQGKKVVLNVGYSHPVEFDLPAGIEAAAEGSKLTISGSDKQLVGETAAQIRRVRPPEPYKGKGIKYADEIIKRKAGKSGSK; encoded by the coding sequence ATGTCCAGAATCGGTAAAAAACCAATAGAGATTCCTTCGGGCGTCGACATTCAGGTCGGCGCGGAGGAGATCACGGTCAAGGGCCCCAAGGGGACCCTGTCCACTCCGGTGCACCCGAAGGTCGTCTATACCGTTGAAGGCGGCGTGATCAATGTCGGTCGCGCTGATGAGTCCCGTATCGCCCGTAGCCAGCACGGTCTCCGTCGCACCCTCCTCGCCAACTGCGTGGAAGGTGTCACCAAGGGCTTCCAGAAAGGTCTGGAAGTGATCGGTGTTGGTTACAAGGTGTCAGTGCAGGGCAAGAAAGTCGTCCTGAACGTCGGCTACTCCCATCCGGTTGAGTTTGATCTCCCCGCCGGAATCGAGGCCGCTGCCGAAGGTAGCAAGCTGACCATCTCCGGCTCTGACAAGCAGCTCGTTGGCGAGACTGCGGCTCAGATCCGTCGCGTGCGTCCGCCGGAACCCTACAAGGGCAAGGGCATCAAGTACGCTGACGAAATCATCAAGCGCAAGGCTGGCAAGTCCGGCTCCAAGTAG
- the rplV gene encoding 50S ribosomal protein L22 — protein MEAKAVAKFIRVSPRKTRLVAETVKGKPVEDALNVLRFTPKKPARILSKVLYSAIANAEQKPGVDVDALVIDKIIVNEGPTWKRIKPRAMGRAYRIRKRTSHITVVVKEA, from the coding sequence ATGGAAGCCAAAGCTGTTGCCAAATTCATCCGTGTGTCTCCGCGCAAGACTCGTCTTGTGGCTGAGACCGTAAAAGGTAAGCCGGTGGAGGACGCTCTGAACGTCCTGCGCTTCACCCCGAAGAAGCCGGCCCGCATCCTGAGCAAAGTCCTGTACTCTGCCATTGCCAATGCGGAACAAAAGCCCGGTGTGGACGTTGACGCCCTTGTCATCGACAAGATCATCGTCAATGAAGGTCCCACTTGGAAGCGCATCAAGCCCCGTGCAATGGGTCGTGCCTACCGCATCCGCAAACGTACGAGCCACATCACCGTTGTGGTCAAGGAAGCTTAG
- the rplR gene encoding 50S ribosomal protein L18 codes for MKNMNARHRRKIRIRKKIFGTAERPRLVVFRSNRHIYAQLVDDNAGQTLCSASTQVLGKDDTEMKANRESAAKVGKDIAARAIEQKIESVVFDRNGFIYHGKVKALADGAREGGLKF; via the coding sequence ATGAAAAACATGAACGCAAGACACCGCAGGAAGATCCGCATTCGCAAGAAGATCTTCGGTACCGCCGAAAGGCCGAGGCTGGTCGTCTTCCGCTCCAACCGGCACATTTACGCCCAGCTCGTGGACGACAATGCCGGCCAGACCCTGTGCAGCGCCTCTACGCAGGTGCTGGGCAAGGACGACACCGAGATGAAGGCCAACCGCGAGAGCGCTGCCAAAGTCGGTAAGGATATCGCGGCTAGGGCCATTGAGCAGAAGATTGAATCGGTCGTATTCGACCGCAACGGCTTCATCTATCACGGCAAAGTCAAGGCTCTGGCCGACGGCGCTCGTGAAGGTGGCCTGAAGTTCTAG
- the rplW gene encoding 50S ribosomal protein L23, translated as MDYTQVLIKPVISEKATEAKEAGNCVSFYVHPDSNKIEVKKAVEEAFSVKVESVNIVKKRPSERKRFGRVMGRISGSKKAYVKLAEGEKIEFFEGV; from the coding sequence ATGGATTACACACAAGTTCTCATCAAGCCCGTCATTTCCGAGAAGGCTACCGAAGCCAAGGAAGCCGGGAACTGCGTCTCCTTCTACGTCCACCCCGATTCGAACAAGATCGAGGTGAAGAAAGCCGTCGAAGAGGCATTTAGCGTCAAGGTCGAATCCGTGAACATCGTCAAGAAAAGGCCTTCCGAGCGCAAGCGCTTTGGCCGGGTGATGGGTCGCATCTCCGGTTCCAAGAAAGCTTACGTGAAGCTGGCCGAGGGCGAAAAAATCGAATTCTTCGAGGGAGTGTAA
- the rplX gene encoding 50S ribosomal protein L24 yields MKIRKDDKVMVIAGKDKGKIGKVLKILRKKDKVLVEKVNMVKRHTKPNPYVNQPGGIVEKEAPINVSNVAVVCDACTKPTRIGYKKTEDGKKVRYCKKCSETFK; encoded by the coding sequence ATGAAAATCCGCAAAGATGACAAGGTCATGGTGATCGCCGGGAAGGACAAGGGAAAAATCGGCAAGGTCCTGAAGATCCTCCGCAAGAAGGACAAGGTCCTGGTTGAGAAGGTGAATATGGTCAAGCGCCACACCAAGCCCAACCCGTACGTCAACCAGCCCGGCGGTATTGTTGAAAAGGAAGCTCCGATCAACGTGTCGAATGTGGCCGTCGTTTGCGACGCCTGCACCAAGCCGACTCGCATCGGGTACAAGAAGACCGAAGACGGCAAGAAGGTCCGTTACTGCAAGAAATGCAGTGAGACCTTCAAGTAA
- the rplC gene encoding 50S ribosomal protein L3, producing the protein MPKTLGILGKKLGMTRIFKDDGTICPVTVIQAGPCPVTQIKTTDKEGYSAVQLGYDELPERLTNKPQRGHHEKAGKGVFRHLKEFRIANPEEYELGQELSVDLFTLGEKVKVSGRSKGKGFQGVMKRWNFAGQRASHGAEKVHRATGSVGNATFPGRIWKGKKMPGQMGNKNVTVPSVEIVDIRPEENILVVKGQIPGPKDGLVVIRKIG; encoded by the coding sequence ATGCCGAAAACGCTTGGAATTCTCGGAAAGAAGCTGGGGATGACCCGTATCTTCAAGGATGACGGCACCATTTGTCCTGTCACTGTCATTCAGGCGGGTCCGTGCCCGGTGACGCAGATCAAGACCACCGACAAGGAAGGGTACAGTGCGGTTCAGCTCGGCTACGACGAGCTGCCGGAAAGGTTGACCAACAAGCCCCAGCGCGGCCACCACGAAAAGGCCGGCAAGGGCGTGTTCCGTCACCTTAAGGAGTTCCGCATTGCGAACCCTGAAGAATATGAACTCGGCCAGGAACTCTCCGTCGACCTGTTCACCCTGGGTGAAAAGGTCAAGGTGTCCGGCCGCAGCAAGGGTAAAGGCTTCCAGGGCGTCATGAAGCGCTGGAACTTCGCCGGTCAGCGTGCATCGCACGGTGCCGAGAAGGTCCACCGCGCCACTGGTTCCGTTGGTAACGCGACGTTCCCCGGTCGCATCTGGAAGGGCAAGAAGATGCCCGGCCAGATGGGCAACAAGAACGTCACGGTTCCCAGCGTTGAAATCGTGGACATCCGTCCCGAAGAAAACATCCTTGTGGTGAAGGGTCAGATTCCGGGTCCGAAAGACGGCTTGGTTGTGATCCGCAAAATCGGCTAG
- the rpmD gene encoding 50S ribosomal protein L30, translating into MLKVKLIRSKCGNKPKQVATLDALGLRKIRQEKTFEDRPEIRGMIEKVKHLVEVTEQ; encoded by the coding sequence ATGCTTAAGGTTAAGCTCATCAGAAGCAAATGCGGAAACAAGCCCAAACAGGTGGCCACTCTGGACGCCCTGGGCCTGCGCAAAATCCGCCAGGAGAAGACCTTTGAGGACCGTCCCGAAATCCGGGGCATGATCGAAAAAGTGAAGCACCTGGTGGAGGTTACGGAACAATGA
- the rpsE gene encoding 30S ribosomal protein S5, with protein MEQNESGLIEKIVYLNRVAKVVKGGRRFSFSCLVVVGDGEGSVGYGLGKANEVPEAIRKASDRAKKNMISVPLLEGTLPYQVLGRYGAGRVLMKPASRGTGIIAGGPVRAVMEAVGVHDILTKAIGTNNPHNVLRATVEGLASLRSAEDVSKLRGCPVSTPRK; from the coding sequence ATGGAACAGAACGAATCCGGTCTCATCGAGAAGATCGTCTACCTCAATCGCGTTGCCAAGGTCGTCAAGGGCGGCCGCCGCTTCAGCTTCAGCTGCCTTGTGGTTGTCGGCGATGGCGAAGGTAGTGTCGGATATGGACTCGGAAAGGCCAACGAGGTCCCCGAGGCCATCCGTAAGGCTTCCGACAGAGCCAAGAAAAACATGATCTCCGTGCCGCTGCTCGAGGGCACCCTGCCTTATCAGGTTCTGGGTCGCTACGGTGCCGGCCGGGTGCTGATGAAGCCCGCAAGCCGCGGTACCGGTATCATCGCCGGTGGCCCGGTGCGTGCTGTCATGGAAGCCGTGGGCGTCCATGATATCCTGACCAAGGCAATCGGAACCAACAACCCGCACAACGTGCTTCGTGCCACCGTGGAAGGCCTGGCCTCCCTGCGCAGCGCCGAGGACGTTTCCAAGCTGCGCGGTTGCCCGGTTTCCACGCCCAGGAAGTAA
- the rpsH gene encoding 30S ribosomal protein S8 — protein sequence MAVVDPIADMLTRVRNAYGAYHTSVAVPASKIKEGIAGILKEEGYIADYTVEGGDIVITLKYANGKPLVTGMKKVSTPGRRRYVGVEDIPRVQNGIGICIVSTSKGVLEGAKAHEANVGGELLCEIW from the coding sequence ATGGCTGTTGTTGATCCCATAGCCGATATGCTGACCCGTGTCAGGAACGCTTACGGTGCATACCACACCAGCGTTGCGGTGCCCGCTTCCAAGATCAAGGAAGGCATCGCCGGCATCCTGAAAGAGGAAGGCTACATCGCCGATTACACTGTCGAGGGCGGGGATATCGTCATCACCCTGAAGTACGCAAACGGCAAACCCCTTGTCACCGGAATGAAGAAGGTGAGCACCCCGGGTCGCCGTCGCTACGTGGGCGTCGAGGACATCCCTCGCGTGCAGAACGGCATTGGTATCTGCATCGTCTCCACGTCCAAGGGCGTGCTCGAGGGTGCAAAAGCTCACGAAGCCAACGTGGGCGGCGAACTGCTCTGCGAAATCTGGTAA